The Spirosoma foliorum genome has a window encoding:
- a CDS encoding Hsp20/alpha crystallin family protein, protein MKTIENVFKGTGGQIDLLNTLYGGASQTTMNVEREDERLIITLSAPGVKANSFNVLVEGSKLVLYTLLVSTSERQEEGTSQRLAVPMFLRVLDIPSFIDADHIEAVHEQGRVMVMLPFKDEEHLHRRIDIKNLF, encoded by the coding sequence ATGAAAACGATAGAAAACGTGTTTAAGGGAACTGGCGGTCAGATCGACTTGCTGAACACCCTATATGGTGGGGCGAGTCAGACCACCATGAATGTTGAGCGAGAAGATGAACGCTTAATCATTACCTTATCGGCTCCAGGTGTAAAGGCTAATTCATTTAATGTGTTGGTCGAGGGTAGCAAGCTCGTTCTCTATACGTTACTAGTGAGTACGTCTGAACGTCAGGAAGAAGGCACCAGTCAACGATTGGCCGTGCCTATGTTCCTCCGGGTTCTGGATATTCCGTCGTTCATCGACGCCGATCATATCGAAGCTGTTCACGAACAAGGCCGGGTTATGGTGATGTTGCCCTTTAAAGACGAAGAGCATTTGCACCGTCGAATCGATATTAAAAACTTATTCTAA
- the hemC gene encoding hydroxymethylbilane synthase: MHIKVGTRSSRLAIWQAAYIQTLLQKAGLTSELVLIETKGDLVLDRSLAKIGSKGVFTQELEDQLRDGTIDIAVHSAKDLPSSLPDDLDIIAFTERELANDVLVSRNKDVSLKGGQPFRIGTSSTRRVAMLKHYCPHLTAVDMRGNLQTRIRKLDEGQCDALLLAYAGVHRMEYDDLIVEHLPITEFTPAVGQGSVAIEVATSLDSEVAETLTRIINHEPTAACLRAERAFLARLEGGCSIPSFALAQWTNEQTISLTGGLVSLDGSQLLRETFTGTPQEAPQLGHSLAESILERGGDELLQQIRQQL; this comes from the coding sequence ATGCATATCAAAGTTGGAACTCGAAGCAGCCGACTAGCAATCTGGCAGGCCGCTTACATACAAACGTTACTTCAAAAAGCGGGCTTGACCTCTGAGTTGGTGCTTATTGAAACCAAAGGTGATTTAGTCCTCGACCGCTCACTCGCGAAGATTGGTAGCAAAGGTGTATTTACGCAGGAGTTGGAAGACCAGCTGCGCGATGGCACGATCGATATTGCGGTTCACAGTGCCAAAGACCTTCCCTCAAGTTTACCTGACGATCTGGACATTATCGCCTTTACGGAACGAGAACTGGCCAACGATGTACTGGTTAGCCGAAATAAAGACGTATCCCTTAAAGGTGGGCAGCCTTTCCGAATTGGCACCTCATCGACACGCCGGGTAGCTATGCTGAAGCATTATTGCCCCCATTTGACAGCCGTCGACATGCGCGGCAATTTGCAAACCCGGATTCGTAAACTCGATGAAGGCCAATGCGACGCCCTTTTGCTTGCTTACGCGGGTGTTCACCGGATGGAATACGACGATCTGATTGTTGAACATTTACCCATTACCGAATTTACGCCCGCTGTTGGTCAGGGAAGCGTCGCGATTGAAGTGGCTACTTCTTTAGATAGCGAAGTAGCCGAAACCCTCACCCGAATCATTAATCACGAGCCAACTGCCGCCTGCTTACGGGCCGAACGGGCCTTTCTGGCCAGACTCGAAGGAGGATGTAGCATTCCATCGTTCGCGCTGGCGCAATGGACCAACGAACAGACCATCAGCCTAACGGGTGGTTTAGTTAGCCTGGATGGCAGTCAGCTACTTCGCGAAACTTTTACGGGCACACCTCAGGAAGCGCCACAGCTTGGTCATTCACTGGCCGAAAGCATTCTGGAACGCGGGGGCGATGAGTTATTACAGCAAATCCGCCAACAACTATGA
- a CDS encoding GNAT family N-acetyltransferase, whose protein sequence is MTIKIAQSDADIRRCIPAMLALRSHLTPEEAFERIRSQQATDGFVLAFVEPENPDDTVPAVTGYRYLNFLYSGKTLYIDDLSTLPEGRGKGYAGALVDFVIGQAKQSNCQCVSLDSGQNPARYDAHRLYLNKRFNIASHHFKLDL, encoded by the coding sequence ATGACAATAAAAATTGCCCAATCCGACGCTGATATTCGGCGCTGCATTCCTGCCATGCTGGCTTTACGGTCGCACCTAACACCCGAAGAAGCGTTTGAGCGAATCCGCTCTCAACAGGCGACCGATGGTTTTGTGCTTGCGTTCGTAGAGCCTGAGAATCCAGACGATACGGTGCCTGCCGTAACGGGTTATCGGTACCTGAATTTTCTGTACAGCGGCAAAACCCTTTACATCGACGATCTCTCGACGTTACCCGAAGGGCGTGGCAAAGGATATGCGGGTGCTTTAGTCGATTTTGTGATTGGCCAGGCGAAACAGTCGAATTGCCAATGTGTGTCGCTCGATTCGGGTCAGAACCCAGCACGTTACGATGCCCATCGACTCTACCTGAACAAACGATTCAATATTGCCAGCCACCATTTCAAGCTGGATTTATAA
- a CDS encoding ABC transporter permease translates to MNLFRISWSNLKDKPLSSFLSGLLMTFGITIISLLLLLNKQLDDQFRKNIKGIDMVLGAKGSPLQLILSSIYQIDSPVGNIPLDEAERLTRNPMIKTAIPLSMGDNYRSFRIVGTNKKYLDHFEATVAQGKLFQQNLEVVIGPRVAAVTGLKLGDTFSGSHGLDQDGEVHADTKYKVVGILNATNTVTDQLILTPLSSIWAIHDHGHEEGGEHHEEAEAHEDHEAEHEEAPHEITSMLIKFRNPMGMMLARGINTNSKLQAALPNIEINRLFSLLGVGIETLRGLAIVIMLISGISVFVSLYNSLKERRYEMALMLSMGATRAQLFGMLLLEGLVLALIGFGLGILVSRVGLWLFSNSVSEDYHYNLASFGILPEEWILLGVAILIGLVAAALPAIGVYRMNISRTLAEE, encoded by the coding sequence ATGAATCTTTTCCGAATTAGTTGGAGTAATCTAAAAGATAAGCCCCTCAGCAGTTTTCTGAGTGGATTGCTGATGACCTTTGGCATCACGATTATTTCGCTGCTGTTGTTGCTGAATAAGCAATTAGACGATCAGTTTCGGAAAAATATAAAAGGCATCGATATGGTGCTGGGTGCCAAAGGAAGCCCCTTACAACTGATTCTATCGAGCATCTATCAGATTGATTCACCAGTGGGTAATATTCCGCTCGACGAGGCCGAACGATTGACGCGCAACCCAATGATCAAAACGGCTATTCCGTTATCAATGGGCGACAACTACCGCTCGTTTCGGATTGTAGGAACGAACAAAAAATACCTCGATCACTTCGAAGCTACCGTTGCCCAGGGCAAGTTGTTCCAGCAGAATCTGGAAGTAGTTATTGGTCCTCGGGTAGCCGCTGTTACGGGCTTAAAACTTGGGGATACCTTCTCTGGATCACACGGTTTAGATCAGGATGGCGAGGTTCACGCCGACACCAAATATAAGGTTGTCGGCATTCTGAATGCAACCAACACCGTTACCGACCAGCTCATCCTGACGCCCCTTTCGAGCATATGGGCCATCCATGATCATGGTCATGAAGAAGGCGGGGAACATCACGAGGAAGCAGAAGCGCATGAAGATCATGAGGCAGAGCACGAAGAAGCTCCACATGAGATTACCAGTATGCTCATCAAGTTTCGGAATCCGATGGGTATGATGCTGGCGCGTGGAATCAATACCAACTCGAAGCTCCAGGCAGCGTTGCCGAATATTGAGATCAACCGGCTGTTTTCGTTGCTGGGTGTAGGTATCGAAACCTTGCGGGGATTGGCTATCGTAATTATGCTCATTTCAGGCATCAGCGTATTTGTGTCACTCTATAATTCGCTGAAAGAACGACGCTACGAAATGGCGCTTATGCTTTCGATGGGTGCCACACGCGCGCAGTTATTTGGTATGCTCCTACTGGAAGGCTTAGTACTCGCCCTGATTGGGTTTGGCTTGGGAATCCTGGTCAGCCGGGTTGGCCTGTGGCTATTTTCAAACAGTGTTTCCGAAGACTATCACTACAACTTAGCCTCGTTTGGTATTCTGCCCGAAGAATGGATTTTGTTAGGCGTCGCCATTCTAATCGGCTTAGTGGCTGCTGCCCTTCCCGCTATAGGCGTCTACCGCATGAACATCTCCAGAACGCTGGCAGAAGAATAG
- a CDS encoding adenylate/guanylate cyclase domain-containing protein: MNAKILVVDDETDLELLIKQKFRRQIREKKYEFIFAHDGVEALAMLADQPDTDMVLTDINMPGMDGLTLLIKLQENNPMLKAVIVSAYGDMDNIRTAMNRGAFDFVTKPVNFEDLELTMEKTMEYIKQLRQTLQAIKENNILRMYVDESVLTFMNKPEFEASLSASETVVATVLFIDICGFTAISERESPDTVVRLVNRYFDVMVKEILGQGGYVDKFMGDAVMAVFRGEYHFDRAIEAALAVRTQIATLKDSLANNPDYHPQVSIGINTGEMVSGNIGSTTLRRLDYTVIGDAVNTAQRLQSAAQPGQIVITETAQQEIAESFTCERIGEVKLKNKAEPVVIYNVVG; this comes from the coding sequence ATGAATGCCAAGATATTGGTGGTTGATGACGAAACGGACCTTGAATTGCTGATTAAGCAAAAGTTTCGAAGACAGATTCGAGAAAAGAAATACGAATTCATCTTTGCCCATGATGGCGTCGAAGCGCTGGCAATGCTCGCAGATCAGCCTGATACAGATATGGTGCTGACGGACATCAACATGCCGGGCATGGATGGTCTGACGCTGTTGATTAAGTTGCAGGAAAACAACCCAATGCTTAAAGCGGTAATCGTGTCGGCTTATGGCGACATGGACAATATCCGCACCGCAATGAATCGGGGAGCCTTTGATTTCGTGACCAAGCCGGTCAATTTTGAAGATCTGGAATTGACCATGGAAAAAACGATGGAGTATATTAAGCAACTCCGTCAAACGTTGCAGGCGATCAAAGAGAACAACATTCTTCGGATGTACGTCGATGAATCGGTGCTGACGTTTATGAATAAGCCCGAATTTGAAGCGTCTCTTTCTGCCAGTGAGACTGTAGTGGCAACGGTTTTGTTTATTGACATCTGCGGATTTACGGCCATTTCGGAGCGCGAATCACCCGATACGGTTGTTCGGTTAGTGAATCGGTATTTCGATGTGATGGTTAAGGAAATTCTCGGGCAGGGTGGTTACGTCGATAAGTTTATGGGCGATGCCGTCATGGCTGTTTTCCGGGGTGAGTACCACTTTGATCGCGCCATCGAAGCCGCGCTGGCTGTACGGACGCAAATTGCTACGCTCAAGGATAGTCTGGCGAATAACCCTGATTATCACCCACAAGTATCGATTGGGATCAATACGGGCGAGATGGTATCGGGAAATATCGGCTCCACAACCCTCCGCCGATTGGACTATACCGTAATCGGAGATGCTGTGAACACAGCTCAGCGCCTGCAATCGGCAGCACAGCCTGGTCAAATTGTGATTACAGAAACGGCTCAGCAGGAAATCGCCGAGTCGTTCACCTGCGAACGCATCGGCGAAGTGAAGCTGAAAAACAAAGCAGAACCGGTTGTTATTTATAATGTAGTGGGCTGA
- a CDS encoding response regulator translates to MMKVLVVDDELDVKDLFLQRFRREIRNSELKLDFANSGEEALTYLAGHSSEVILILSDINMPGMSGFELLRHIRQDFKTPPPPVVMMITAYGDPESQEQAVKLGANDFLTKPLDFTVLKQKLNDLA, encoded by the coding sequence ATGATGAAAGTTTTAGTGGTCGACGATGAGCTAGATGTAAAAGATTTGTTTCTACAGCGGTTTCGTCGCGAAATTCGAAATTCAGAATTGAAGTTAGACTTCGCTAATTCTGGCGAAGAAGCTCTTACTTACCTGGCTGGTCATTCATCGGAAGTTATATTGATCCTATCCGATATCAATATGCCCGGTATGAGTGGCTTTGAGTTATTACGCCACATCCGGCAGGATTTTAAGACTCCTCCGCCACCCGTTGTTATGATGATTACAGCTTATGGCGACCCTGAGTCGCAGGAGCAGGCCGTTAAATTGGGAGCCAACGATTTTCTGACAAAACCACTCGACTTTACGGTTCTCAAACAAAAACTGAACGATTTAGCATGA
- a CDS encoding Pycsar system effector family protein, which yields MSPTPQEAPIDSEVSPSAGIPELDRLPIHKPKKDKGKKASKGVETLFRTTMSNHMKLSEMADRKANLMISINAIIISITISTYARKFDAPANLLIPSLLLLAVCLVTIIVSLLATNPTISPLKKRGNVETDRPIDLLFFGYYSQLSRSEYRQKLRTLLGNDDDLYNSLIDNIYAQGQVLSRKYRLLKFAYQFFMIGFSIVVISAVIALITTYYS from the coding sequence ATGTCTCCAACGCCACAAGAGGCCCCTATCGACTCAGAAGTAAGTCCTTCTGCTGGCATACCTGAACTTGATCGTTTACCAATTCATAAGCCAAAAAAAGACAAGGGTAAGAAGGCGAGTAAGGGCGTAGAAACCTTATTTCGGACTACGATGTCGAACCATATGAAGCTTAGCGAAATGGCCGACCGAAAAGCTAACCTGATGATTTCGATCAACGCCATCATCATTTCTATCACCATTTCTACCTACGCTCGAAAATTCGACGCGCCCGCCAATCTGCTTATTCCGAGCTTATTGTTATTAGCAGTCTGTCTGGTTACGATCATCGTTTCGCTCCTGGCGACGAACCCTACCATTTCGCCACTAAAAAAACGAGGCAATGTGGAGACCGATCGCCCGATTGATCTTCTGTTCTTCGGTTACTATTCCCAGCTTTCCCGCAGCGAGTATCGCCAGAAACTGCGTACGTTACTTGGCAACGACGATGATCTCTACAACAGCCTGATTGATAACATCTACGCCCAGGGTCAGGTACTTTCCAGAAAATACCGATTGCTCAAATTTGCCTATCAGTTTTTTATGATTGGCTTCTCGATTGTTGTCATCTCGGCTGTAATCGCCTTGATCACTACTTATTATAGCTAA